A genomic stretch from Oreochromis niloticus isolate F11D_XX linkage group LG11, O_niloticus_UMD_NMBU, whole genome shotgun sequence includes:
- the LOC109204213 gene encoding DNA-directed RNA polymerase III subunit RPC2 produces the protein MPTVTQTPLEGSTQPGQPQYRDVPISYKGSTDSYIEKVMISSNAEDAFLIKILLRQTRRPEIGDKFSSRHGQKGGDPMTVTRPAL, from the exons ATGCCGACTGTCACGCAGACACCACTGGAGGGCAGTACCCAGCCAGGCCAGCCCCAGTACAGAGACGTGCCCATCAG TTATAAGGGGTCAACGGACTCGTACATCGAAAAGGTCATGATCTCGTCCAATGCTGAAGACGCCTTCCTCATCAAGATCCTCCTGAGGCAGACCAGGAGACCGGAGATAGGCGACAAATTCAGCAGTCGACACGGACAGAAAGGTGGCGACCCCATGACAGTCACAAGGCCTGCTCTGTGA